One Bdellovibrionota bacterium DNA window includes the following coding sequences:
- a CDS encoding outer membrane lipoprotein-sorting protein, whose amino-acid sequence MNRNPGRLFFLSAMLLFPWPASPADLSAKDILYKSLHLDGNRSVRSEITIQVVENEKEVRTREMSYRRKVLSGLDRVRIEFLAPPDVKGMALLILDRPNGGTDQHLYTPALRRVRRIRGSLKSQEFADTDFSYEDMERRKLDDADHDLEREETINDRLCYKIISTTKKGVRSQYGKTVAWIDKETFLLHLMDLYARDGRKIKTLQSEKAEQIQGIWTQIRMEMKNTTSNRKTLYEASRVEYDVPLDENLFQTSALGQ is encoded by the coding sequence ATGAATAGGAATCCGGGACGACTTTTCTTCCTTTCTGCAATGCTTCTCTTCCCTTGGCCTGCTTCGCCGGCCGACCTTTCGGCCAAGGATATCCTCTACAAATCGTTGCACCTGGACGGCAACCGCTCCGTTCGAAGCGAAATTACGATTCAGGTCGTTGAAAACGAAAAGGAGGTCCGAACGCGGGAAATGTCGTACCGCCGAAAAGTGCTGTCGGGGCTCGATCGCGTCCGGATCGAATTTCTCGCGCCGCCCGACGTGAAGGGCATGGCCCTACTGATTTTGGATCGCCCCAACGGCGGAACGGATCAACATCTTTACACGCCCGCGCTCCGAAGGGTCCGCAGAATCCGCGGAAGTTTAAAGAGTCAGGAGTTCGCCGACACCGACTTCAGTTATGAGGACATGGAACGGCGGAAACTCGACGACGCTGACCATGACCTCGAACGCGAGGAGACGATCAACGACCGCCTGTGTTACAAAATTATTTCGACAACGAAAAAAGGGGTGCGATCGCAGTATGGAAAAACCGTTGCCTGGATCGACAAAGAAACTTTCCTCCTCCATCTCATGGATCTTTACGCCCGCGACGGACGGAAGATAAAGACGCTGCAATCCGAAAAAGCGGAGCAGATTCAAGGAATCTGGACGCAGATCCGGATGGAAATGAAAAACACCACATCGAATCGAAAAACGCTCTACGAAGCCAGCCGAGTGGAATACGACGTTCCGTTGGACGAAAACCTTTTCCAAACGTCCGCGCTCGGTCAGTGA
- a CDS encoding FtsX-like permease family protein, translating to MSPVLIRYLSFRHARKHFPRTLLTVSGVALGVAVVIAIQAVNYSILESFRKMVDSISGRANLEVTAGAAGVPEELWERLEKLPHVQYVTPILQQTLRIPQLGNETILLMGIDFTGDEKFRDYTFSKEGARVDDPLAFLNDPDAILISERLSKRYYVKEGDTLSVLAADARRSLRVRGLLREEGPAKAFGGSLAVMDIYASQAFWGRDGKFDRFDLIVEEKPNIQSVKTEIRQALGNDFTVDLPRARGENATKLLTSFQVGLSVGGFVALLVGLFLIYNTMQIAVAQRQKEIGIARALGARRRDMIFLFIGESLTLGILGSAIGVGVGLWLARGLLATVSGAVSMHFLKVNPDEVYVTPAILGLGFLAGVASAVIAALGPARRAASVTPVEGIRVESRARHFRPTFFTINARISYGLAALALVLRWIAPDRQSLYWGYGAQLAMIFAFAFLAPTLLVSVGRLLRPVVHRLSGPAERLAFDQIQRQVSRSAVTIAAIMIGFGMVVEIANYIGSLKHTVQRWVAQSIPADIFVTSGTKLAYRQNTPIRETLADDLLQWPEVEAVDRVRTIDVRVGDTDVPLIANIPEVYLTHVQRDFILGTKAEALARMNKDLVAVVADNFLRRFHKKLGDTVPIQTPRGIVSFEIIGAIEDYTSDRGLVAISRNQFIAHFDDRLVDSFDVYVRDKSKIESVRQRILNKYSAELTLFALTNQEMKTEIFRIIDETYKVIRVLEIIAVLVSLLGIVNTLLASILERTRELGVLRAIGATRRQIGRMVIAEGAYLTLGGMFLGFLLGVGLTEVIFSVILPQSTGWYLTLSIPWLRISVVASIGLVLSMFAAYYPARQAARLNLVRAIEYE from the coding sequence ATGAGCCCGGTTCTAATCCGATATCTCAGTTTCCGGCACGCCCGAAAACATTTCCCTCGAACGTTGTTGACCGTCAGCGGCGTGGCGCTCGGCGTGGCGGTCGTCATCGCGATACAAGCCGTGAACTATTCTATTCTGGAGAGCTTTCGAAAAATGGTCGACTCCATTTCCGGCAGAGCCAATTTGGAAGTCACCGCCGGTGCCGCCGGAGTCCCGGAAGAATTATGGGAACGTTTGGAAAAGCTCCCCCATGTTCAATACGTAACGCCCATTCTCCAGCAGACTCTTCGGATCCCGCAATTGGGAAACGAGACGATTCTCTTGATGGGAATCGATTTCACGGGGGATGAGAAGTTTCGTGACTACACCTTCTCGAAGGAGGGAGCCCGCGTCGACGATCCCCTCGCCTTTCTGAACGATCCGGACGCCATTCTCATTTCGGAGCGGCTCTCCAAGCGATACTACGTGAAGGAAGGAGACACACTTTCAGTCCTTGCGGCCGACGCCCGGAGATCCCTTCGGGTGCGCGGCCTGTTACGGGAAGAAGGCCCGGCCAAGGCATTCGGCGGGAGCTTGGCCGTCATGGATATTTACGCCTCGCAAGCTTTTTGGGGACGCGATGGCAAATTTGACCGCTTCGATCTGATCGTCGAGGAAAAACCGAATATTCAATCGGTCAAAACGGAAATTCGACAGGCGCTGGGGAACGACTTTACCGTCGACCTACCCCGCGCGCGAGGAGAGAACGCGACGAAACTCCTCACTTCTTTTCAGGTCGGCTTGAGCGTGGGAGGTTTTGTCGCGTTATTGGTCGGCCTCTTTCTCATATACAACACGATGCAGATCGCCGTGGCTCAACGCCAAAAGGAGATCGGAATCGCCCGCGCTCTCGGCGCCCGGCGGCGGGACATGATTTTTCTCTTCATCGGCGAATCGCTGACGTTGGGGATCCTCGGTTCCGCGATCGGTGTGGGGGTCGGTTTGTGGTTGGCGCGCGGGCTTCTCGCCACCGTGAGTGGCGCCGTCTCGATGCATTTTCTTAAAGTAAATCCCGACGAGGTGTACGTGACGCCGGCGATTTTGGGTCTTGGCTTCCTCGCGGGCGTCGCTTCGGCGGTGATCGCAGCGCTGGGACCCGCTCGCCGCGCTGCTTCCGTCACACCGGTGGAAGGAATTCGAGTGGAAAGCCGGGCACGTCACTTCCGGCCGACGTTTTTCACGATCAACGCACGAATCTCGTACGGACTGGCCGCTCTCGCGCTCGTTCTTCGCTGGATCGCGCCCGACAGACAGAGCCTCTACTGGGGTTACGGAGCCCAGCTGGCGATGATCTTCGCCTTTGCATTCTTGGCTCCAACGCTCTTGGTTTCCGTTGGGAGACTCTTGCGCCCTGTGGTCCATCGACTTTCAGGCCCGGCAGAGCGCCTCGCGTTCGACCAGATCCAGCGGCAAGTTTCCAGATCCGCCGTCACGATCGCCGCCATCATGATCGGATTCGGAATGGTGGTAGAGATCGCCAATTATATTGGCAGCCTGAAGCACACCGTTCAGCGCTGGGTGGCGCAGTCGATTCCAGCCGATATTTTCGTGACGTCCGGGACGAAGTTGGCCTATCGCCAGAACACGCCGATCCGAGAAACTCTCGCCGACGACCTTTTGCAATGGCCGGAGGTCGAAGCCGTTGACCGTGTACGAACGATCGACGTGCGAGTCGGGGATACCGATGTGCCGCTCATTGCGAACATCCCCGAAGTCTATTTGACGCACGTCCAGCGGGATTTCATTCTGGGAACCAAGGCGGAGGCTTTGGCCCGAATGAACAAGGACCTCGTCGCTGTCGTGGCCGACAATTTTTTGCGCCGCTTCCACAAGAAACTGGGCGATACCGTCCCGATACAAACGCCTCGGGGAATCGTATCTTTTGAAATCATCGGCGCGATTGAGGATTATACCTCCGACCGGGGCCTCGTGGCGATCAGCCGCAACCAATTCATCGCCCACTTCGACGACCGGTTGGTGGATTCCTTCGATGTGTATGTCCGGGATAAATCCAAGATTGAATCGGTCCGTCAGCGCATCCTGAACAAATATTCCGCCGAACTGACGCTCTTTGCACTGACGAACCAAGAAATGAAAACGGAGATCTTTCGGATCATTGACGAAACGTACAAAGTGATCCGTGTACTGGAAATCATCGCCGTCTTGGTTTCTTTGCTCGGAATCGTCAATACGCTTCTGGCGTCGATCCTCGAACGAACTCGGGAACTCGGAGTTTTGCGGGCGATCGGTGCGACGCGCCGGCAGATCGGCCGCATGGTGATCGCCGAAGGAGCGTACCTGACTTTGGGAGGCATGTTCCTCGGCTTTCTGCTCGGTGTGGGCCTGACGGAAGTCATCTTTTCGGTGATTCTCCCGCAATCGACCGGCTGGTACCTAACCCTCTCGATCCCTTGGCTCCGCATTTCCGTTGTAGCGTCGATTGGACTCGTGCTTTCGATGTTCGCGGCTTATTATCCCGCCCGCCAAGCGGCCCGATTGAACCTCGTAAGAGCGATTGAATATGAATAG
- a CDS encoding ABC transporter ATP-binding protein: MIRFNNVSKVYEGGAEPVRALQNVSLHVREGEFVVVAGPSGSGKSTLLHLMGTLDEATSGEIEIAGASLSALNDDQRTLLRRHKIGFVFQFFHLLPTLTALENVIFPALLDGTSTQKARLRGHELLARMGLERRTAHTPDQLSGGEMQRVAIARALIHDPPILLADEPTGNLDSQKGKEILTLLQTLNREQKKTIVMVTHDREAALFGRRFLELRDGNIFTDRSNSTATAWA, from the coding sequence ATGATTCGTTTCAATAACGTCTCGAAGGTCTACGAAGGAGGCGCAGAACCTGTTCGCGCACTGCAAAATGTTTCCCTGCATGTCCGTGAGGGCGAATTCGTCGTCGTCGCTGGGCCGTCCGGCTCCGGAAAATCGACGCTTCTCCACCTGATGGGCACGCTCGACGAGGCGACTTCGGGCGAAATCGAGATTGCGGGCGCGTCCCTCTCCGCACTCAACGACGACCAGCGAACCCTTTTGCGCCGGCACAAAATCGGCTTTGTCTTTCAGTTTTTTCATCTTCTTCCAACGCTCACGGCATTAGAAAACGTGATCTTCCCCGCCCTGTTGGACGGGACATCCACCCAAAAGGCGCGTTTGCGTGGACATGAGCTGCTTGCCCGGATGGGCCTGGAAAGACGGACCGCGCATACTCCGGATCAACTCTCCGGCGGAGAAATGCAACGCGTGGCTATCGCGCGCGCTCTCATCCACGATCCGCCGATCTTATTGGCCGACGAACCGACCGGGAACCTGGACTCGCAAAAGGGCAAAGAAATTCTCACGCTCCTTCAGACGCTCAATCGAGAGCAAAAAAAGACGATCGTCATGGTCACGCACGACCGCGAAGCCGCTCTATTCGGCCGGCGATTCCTGGAACTCCGCGACGGAAATATCTTTACGGATCGATCCAACTCCACGGCGACCGCATGGGCCTAG
- the pyk gene encoding pyruvate kinase, which translates to MNSRRTKIVATLGPATSSPKMIERLIKAGADVVRLNFSHGTLNEHTRSIQTVRALSQKLGKSIGVLADLPGPKMRTGELVGGGPVYLRRGTACTLTTRPIQGTVGMVAVKFPGFPRLVSKGDRVLLADGLLELKVLRVRDRDVACQVIVGGELKEHKGINLPGRRLRTPALSPRDKELIAFAVRMRVDFLGLSFVRRPSDIEMARRWMHRQGAKRADQISVIAKIENREALDNIDAILRRADGMMIARGDLGVEVPTAEVPVAQKQLIHLAAQMSAPVITATQMLESMINTPRPTRAEASDVANAIWDGTDAVMLSGETATGRYPVETVKTMARIIEEAESRPDFQWMAPEARDARSDAETVLQAAVRACNPTRHRAIVTYTHTGSTAIRLSKLRPRLRILALTPQPRTYRLLSLIWGVQPFISPQGKSVDDMIHRGDRILLRHTGLRLNDRVVVVAGTRLTSGATNILKIHQIGESL; encoded by the coding sequence ATGAACTCAAGACGCACGAAAATCGTCGCTACGCTCGGTCCGGCCACATCCTCGCCGAAAATGATCGAGCGCCTGATAAAAGCGGGCGCGGACGTGGTTCGGCTCAATTTTTCCCACGGGACGTTGAACGAACATACGCGCTCCATTCAAACCGTTCGAGCCCTTTCACAAAAACTTGGAAAGTCGATCGGCGTTCTGGCGGATTTGCCCGGCCCCAAAATGAGAACCGGGGAATTGGTGGGCGGAGGACCGGTCTATTTGCGCCGTGGAACCGCCTGCACATTGACGACCCGTCCGATCCAAGGAACGGTCGGCATGGTGGCGGTCAAATTCCCGGGATTCCCCCGACTGGTCAGCAAAGGCGACCGCGTTCTTTTGGCCGATGGTCTACTCGAGTTAAAAGTTTTGCGTGTGCGCGACCGCGACGTGGCTTGCCAAGTGATCGTAGGAGGCGAACTCAAGGAACACAAAGGGATCAACCTTCCGGGTCGGAGGCTTCGAACGCCGGCATTAAGCCCCCGGGACAAAGAGTTGATTGCGTTCGCCGTGAGGATGCGCGTCGATTTTCTCGGCCTCTCCTTTGTGCGGCGCCCCTCCGACATCGAAATGGCTCGGCGCTGGATGCACCGTCAAGGCGCCAAACGAGCCGACCAGATTTCCGTGATCGCCAAAATCGAAAATCGCGAAGCGCTCGACAACATCGACGCGATTCTGCGGCGCGCCGACGGAATGATGATCGCGCGTGGGGATTTGGGAGTTGAAGTTCCCACCGCCGAGGTGCCGGTGGCGCAGAAGCAATTAATTCATTTAGCCGCGCAAATGTCCGCACCGGTCATCACGGCAACTCAGATGCTGGAATCAATGATCAACACGCCTCGCCCGACGCGGGCCGAAGCCTCCGATGTCGCCAACGCAATCTGGGACGGCACGGATGCCGTCATGCTCTCCGGAGAAACCGCGACCGGCCGGTATCCGGTCGAAACCGTCAAAACGATGGCCCGAATTATCGAAGAGGCGGAATCGCGCCCCGATTTTCAATGGATGGCGCCGGAGGCCCGCGATGCCCGTTCCGATGCGGAAACGGTCCTACAGGCGGCCGTACGAGCCTGTAATCCCACCCGCCATCGGGCGATCGTCACGTATACACACACGGGATCGACGGCGATTCGTCTATCCAAACTCCGTCCAAGATTGCGGATCTTGGCGTTGACTCCACAGCCCCGCACGTATCGCCTATTAAGCCTTATTTGGGGCGTCCAGCCGTTCATCAGTCCGCAAGGGAAATCGGTCGATGACATGATCCACCGTGGAGATCGCATTTTGCTCCGGCACACCGGGCTGCGCCTCAACGATCGCGTCGTCGTCGTGGCCGGCACGCGGCTGACGTCGGGAGCCACAAACATTCTTAAAATCCATCAGATCGGTGAATCTCTTTAA
- a CDS encoding SDR family oxidoreductase translates to MRIDRNSVVIITGASRGIGRAAAIEFAKRGAKVVVASRDEAKMKEVADRVREAGGEPMVVACDVAVEKSCQELAKRTLARFSRIDILINNAGFGYYSPVEDLSTEKLDQIFRTNLYGTIWCTQAVLPQMKKQNRGHIVNVSTIISGRSIPFMSAYCMTKFAMRAFDESLRLEVRSHGIGVSHVCPGLTTTDFQTNAVRVEGSGPPVPNQMGMSPEKVGRAIFRAVERNKREVTLTMNGKIMLTLQRISPRLTDAIIALYMRRKMHGTQAASGTN, encoded by the coding sequence ATGCGGATCGATCGAAACAGCGTCGTCATCATTACGGGAGCCTCGCGCGGCATCGGCCGAGCCGCTGCCATCGAGTTCGCAAAACGAGGGGCCAAAGTCGTCGTCGCGTCTCGAGACGAGGCGAAGATGAAAGAGGTGGCGGATCGTGTCCGGGAAGCGGGTGGAGAGCCTATGGTCGTCGCTTGCGACGTGGCGGTCGAGAAAAGCTGCCAGGAACTCGCGAAAAGGACACTCGCACGTTTTAGCCGGATCGATATTTTGATCAATAACGCCGGTTTCGGCTATTACTCGCCGGTCGAAGACCTCTCGACCGAAAAGCTGGATCAGATCTTTCGGACGAACCTTTACGGCACGATCTGGTGTACGCAGGCCGTCCTCCCGCAGATGAAAAAACAGAATCGGGGTCATATCGTTAACGTCTCGACGATCATTTCAGGGCGGTCGATCCCGTTTATGTCGGCGTACTGCATGACCAAGTTTGCGATGCGGGCATTCGATGAAAGTCTACGCCTGGAAGTCCGATCGCACGGCATCGGCGTTTCTCACGTCTGCCCAGGTTTGACGACGACCGATTTCCAAACCAACGCCGTCCGCGTGGAGGGTTCCGGCCCGCCGGTCCCCAATCAGATGGGGATGTCGCCGGAGAAAGTCGGGCGAGCGATTTTCCGCGCTGTGGAACGGAACAAACGTGAGGTTACGCTGACGATGAACGGCAAAATCATGCTCACGCTTCAGAGAATTTCACCCAGACTCACCGACGCCATCATCGCCCTGTACATGCGTCGCAAAATGCATGGAACGCAAGCGGCTTCGGGAACGAATTAG
- a CDS encoding SDR family oxidoreductase: MVNNFKDLDGKWALILGASSGFGGATSLALARAGMHICGVHLDRKATMENVDRVVNGIQEAGREALFFNVNASDEAKRKEVLDALAPKLGKNGQVSVLLHSLAFGTLKPFIGPEGEMINKTQMEMTLDVMAHSLVYWVQDLLMRNLMGKGSRIYAMTSAGGERVWPTYGAVSAAKAALESHIRQLALELAPKGITANAVRAGVTDTPALRKIPGNEKMIEIATAKNPGKRLTTPEDVAQAIVAFSLPLTDWLNGNVLGVDGGENIVD, translated from the coding sequence ATGGTTAATAATTTCAAGGACTTGGACGGAAAATGGGCGTTGATCTTGGGGGCCTCGAGCGGATTCGGCGGAGCGACTTCGCTCGCCCTCGCGCGAGCGGGGATGCACATTTGCGGTGTGCATCTCGACCGAAAGGCGACGATGGAAAATGTGGACCGCGTGGTCAACGGAATCCAGGAAGCCGGTCGGGAAGCGCTTTTTTTCAACGTCAACGCGTCGGACGAAGCCAAGCGGAAAGAAGTTTTGGACGCCCTGGCGCCGAAGCTCGGAAAGAACGGGCAGGTATCGGTGCTTCTTCACTCGCTCGCGTTCGGTACGCTGAAACCGTTCATCGGACCCGAAGGCGAAATGATCAACAAGACTCAAATGGAGATGACGCTCGATGTGATGGCGCACTCGTTGGTTTACTGGGTGCAGGATTTGCTGATGCGAAATCTTATGGGGAAGGGGAGCCGGATTTACGCGATGACGAGCGCCGGGGGAGAGCGGGTGTGGCCGACGTACGGAGCCGTTTCCGCCGCAAAGGCGGCTCTCGAGTCGCACATTCGGCAGCTCGCGCTTGAATTGGCTCCGAAAGGGATCACCGCCAACGCCGTTCGGGCGGGCGTCACCGATACGCCGGCACTCCGAAAGATTCCGGGAAATGAAAAGATGATTGAAATCGCAACCGCCAAGAACCCGGGAAAACGTTTGACCACGCCCGAGGATGTGGCTCAAGCGATCGTCGCCTTTTCTTTGCCGCTCACGGATTGGCTGAATGGGAATGTTCTCGGCGTCGACGGCGGCGAAAATATCGTGGACTAA
- the greA gene encoding transcription elongation factor GreA — translation MSKRVPMTASGKIKLVEELTRLKAVERPKVVKEIEEARGHGDLSENAEYHAAKEKQGHIETRIRMLEDVVGRAEVVDLSKIDGSKVVFGVTVRLYDTDAEKELRYKIVGELEADISKGLISISSPIAKALIGKEAGDEVTVQTPGGSRELEIIEICLE, via the coding sequence GTGAGTAAACGCGTACCTATGACGGCCTCGGGCAAGATCAAGCTTGTCGAAGAATTAACCCGTCTGAAGGCCGTGGAACGGCCGAAGGTTGTTAAAGAAATCGAAGAGGCGCGCGGCCACGGGGACCTGAGCGAAAATGCGGAATATCACGCCGCCAAAGAGAAGCAGGGTCATATTGAAACCAGAATTCGGATGCTCGAAGACGTGGTCGGCCGTGCGGAAGTGGTGGATCTCTCTAAAATCGACGGATCGAAAGTGGTTTTCGGCGTGACGGTCCGACTCTATGACACGGACGCGGAAAAAGAATTGCGTTACAAAATCGTGGGGGAATTGGAAGCGGATATTTCAAAGGGGCTGATCTCGATTTCGTCACCCATTGCAAAAGCCTTGATCGGAAAAGAAGCGGGAGACGAGGTCACGGTTCAGACGCCGGGCGGCTCCCGGGAATTGGAAATCATCGAAATTTGTTTGGAGTAG
- a CDS encoding PilZ domain-containing protein has protein sequence MHNEFPTPKTSPLEFAPYFTHSTAGTKLLKTVLTGRRTINLGILILGMWWVDRLRLEWKKIRNERLYRRILIDIPVKVYQRGNSPPLLEKIGDWSPGGVFVLTGTLLPIGTMVDLEFSLGDATGSHLKLRGQVIRHQTGRSADNRAGIGIMFTDFTQSGLNVLREVLTRVYPEGRVSRASA, from the coding sequence TTGCACAACGAATTCCCGACACCGAAAACCTCTCCGCTTGAATTTGCGCCGTACTTTACCCATTCCACGGCCGGAACGAAACTTCTAAAAACCGTTCTCACTGGACGTCGCACCATCAACTTGGGCATACTGATCTTGGGTATGTGGTGGGTAGACCGGCTCCGCTTGGAGTGGAAGAAAATTCGAAACGAGCGCCTCTACCGGCGCATTCTCATCGATATCCCCGTGAAAGTTTACCAGCGGGGCAATTCCCCACCTCTTCTCGAAAAAATCGGCGACTGGAGCCCGGGCGGCGTATTCGTGTTGACCGGTACGTTGCTACCGATCGGTACAATGGTCGATTTGGAGTTCTCCCTCGGCGACGCCACCGGTTCCCATCTGAAACTCCGGGGCCAGGTCATCCGCCATCAGACCGGACGTTCCGCGGATAATCGGGCCGGCATCGGAATCATGTTTACCGATTTCACGCAGAGCGGCCTGAATGTCCTGCGAGAGGTCCTGACGCGCGTTTATCCCGAAGGAAGAGTGAGCCGCGCTTCCGCTTGA
- a CDS encoding proline dehydrogenase family protein, producing MGTLSFLARRFVAGETLEEGIDAVRTLNVGGVMATLDVLGENVSNEREVEAAAASYIELLRAIGRAKIQSNVSLKLTQMGLDIGEDYCLGVMRRIVAEAMQHNNFVRIDMEGSAYTERTLHLFQELYSKFPNGVGIVLQSYLHRSEEDARKMALLRAPVRVCKGAYKEPTSIAYQDMDDIRRSYRSMVEVLLKGGSHVGIATHDERLLRWVVEWTGKENVPRSQFEFQMLYGLRRKRARELASQGYAVRSYVPFGTHWLPYFVRRLRERKENIFFVLKSLVTD from the coding sequence ATGGGGACGCTTTCCTTTCTAGCGCGCCGGTTTGTCGCGGGGGAGACTCTGGAAGAGGGTATCGACGCCGTACGAACTCTGAATGTCGGCGGCGTGATGGCCACATTGGATGTTCTGGGGGAGAATGTTTCAAACGAGCGCGAAGTTGAGGCGGCGGCGGCATCCTACATTGAGCTCCTACGGGCCATCGGCCGGGCAAAGATTCAATCGAACGTTTCTCTGAAGTTGACCCAAATGGGCCTCGACATCGGGGAAGACTATTGCCTTGGCGTTATGCGCAGAATTGTCGCGGAGGCGATGCAGCACAACAATTTCGTTCGGATCGATATGGAAGGGTCGGCTTACACGGAGCGCACCCTGCACCTATTTCAAGAGCTGTATTCGAAGTTTCCGAATGGCGTAGGCATCGTTCTCCAGTCCTATTTGCACCGAAGCGAGGAAGACGCCCGAAAAATGGCCTTGCTCCGCGCGCCGGTTCGTGTTTGCAAAGGAGCCTATAAAGAACCGACGTCGATCGCCTATCAGGACATGGACGACATTCGGCGAAGTTACCGATCGATGGTCGAGGTTCTCTTAAAAGGGGGTTCCCACGTGGGGATCGCGACGCATGATGAACGATTGTTACGATGGGTCGTTGAATGGACGGGTAAGGAAAATGTTCCTCGCTCCCAGTTTGAGTTTCAAATGCTCTACGGCTTGCGGCGCAAAAGAGCTCGAGAGTTGGCCTCCCAAGGTTATGCGGTTCGCTCGTACGTCCCTTTTGGGACGCACTGGCTTCCTTATTTCGTTCGCCGACTTCGCGAGCGAAAGGAAAATATTTTCTTTGTTCTAAAGAGCTTGGTCACGGATTAA
- a CDS encoding DMT family transporter: MNRGISWMLVAVFLFACMGACAKAASGAASTGQILFFRSVVGLPILVLLARRWKAPLLGSRSPLLVTRGIIGFFSLALYFFSLVRIPYGNAAVLQATSPIFVAFLAFPIVGERVSRKIFWLLPFFITGIALIVRPQAHRDLLPHLAAIGAGFLGSLAYLSVRKLSERDRGITIVFYFHLIATLASLPLAWIGWRPFNYRTAILLLGGGFFGTLAQLTMTRAYKLERASVISLFFYGIPFLAFIFGVLFFGERPDAVSLAGAVLIISCGLVATQIPRFDKPAEAEM, encoded by the coding sequence ATGAATCGTGGCATTTCCTGGATGCTCGTGGCTGTATTCCTGTTCGCGTGCATGGGCGCGTGCGCAAAGGCCGCCTCGGGCGCGGCATCCACCGGCCAAATCCTGTTCTTTCGAAGCGTCGTGGGTTTGCCCATTCTTGTCTTGCTGGCTCGGCGTTGGAAAGCACCGCTGTTGGGATCGCGGTCTCCATTACTGGTGACTCGCGGGATCATCGGTTTTTTCTCGCTCGCGCTCTATTTCTTCAGCCTGGTGAGAATTCCATATGGAAACGCCGCCGTTCTACAGGCCACTTCGCCGATCTTTGTGGCCTTTCTGGCCTTTCCGATCGTGGGCGAGCGAGTGTCCCGAAAGATTTTTTGGTTGCTCCCTTTTTTCATCACCGGAATCGCACTCATCGTCAGACCCCAGGCCCATCGCGATCTCTTGCCCCACCTGGCGGCGATCGGAGCCGGCTTCCTGGGAAGCCTTGCCTATCTGTCGGTCCGAAAACTGAGCGAGAGGGACCGGGGGATCACGATCGTCTTTTATTTTCATCTCATCGCCACCCTCGCGTCGCTTCCCTTGGCCTGGATCGGTTGGCGTCCTTTCAACTACCGCACGGCGATTTTGCTTCTCGGCGGCGGGTTCTTTGGGACTTTGGCGCAACTGACGATGACACGGGCTTACAAGTTGGAGAGAGCCAGCGTAATCAGTTTATTTTTTTACGGCATCCCGTTCTTGGCATTCATCTTCGGGGTCCTCTTTTTCGGGGAACGGCCGGATGCCGTCTCTTTGGCAGGCGCCGTTCTCATCATATCTTGCGGCCTGGTGGCCACTCAGATTCCGCGATTCGATAAACCGGCGGAGGCGGAAATGTAG
- a CDS encoding cob(I)yrinic acid a,c-diamide adenosyltransferase, producing MKIYTKAGDRGDTGLLGDTRVPKDHGLLEAYGTIDELNASLGLLSSEDIDASLRKALTRIQNELFGVGTDLAAPYDSGGNSLSGKIVRFSDEPTQRLEQEIDTAEAKLKPLRQFILPRGSRASGLLHLSRTICRRAERRIAPLVREGKANPAILVFVNRLSDWLFVMARSANHRAGISDVPWEPN from the coding sequence GTGAAAATCTACACGAAAGCCGGAGATCGCGGAGATACAGGGCTCCTAGGAGACACTCGGGTTCCCAAGGACCATGGGCTCCTCGAAGCGTATGGAACGATCGATGAACTGAACGCGAGTCTCGGTTTATTGAGCAGCGAAGATATCGACGCCTCCCTTCGAAAAGCCCTCACGCGAATTCAGAACGAGCTTTTTGGCGTCGGGACCGATTTGGCCGCGCCCTACGACTCGGGGGGCAATTCCCTTTCTGGAAAAATCGTCCGATTCTCGGATGAACCCACGCAACGATTGGAACAGGAAATTGACACCGCCGAAGCGAAACTTAAACCGCTCCGTCAGTTCATCTTGCCGCGCGGAAGCCGCGCGTCCGGACTTCTTCATTTGAGCCGCACGATTTGCCGGCGTGCGGAGCGGCGGATCGCCCCGTTAGTGCGCGAAGGAAAAGCGAATCCGGCTATTCTGGTTTTTGTGAATCGGCTGTCGGACTGGCTCTTTGTGATGGCGCGTTCGGCGAACCATCGAGCCGGAATATCGGACGTACCGTGGGAACCCAATTGA